The Aneurinibacillus migulanus genome contains the following window.
TTCATACATAATTTTCTCCCAAGCCCATATATTGGTGAGGTGGAAAAAACAAAAAGGAGATGAACCAGTGAGCAAGCAAAACCCGTTCGACCCTTTTTCAATGTGGAAAGATGTATACGACAAAACCGAATCCCACTGGAGCAAAATGTTTAACGAATCGATGAGTAAAGAGGATTTTTCAGAGTGGATGGGACAGTTTCTAAACGTATATTTGCAGTATCAGAACATGATACAGCAATCGACGGAGAAGTACCTGGCCCAGGCAAACATGCCTTCTCGTACTGATCTTTCCAACCTGGCTTCCTTACTCGTTAACCTTGAAGCTAAGGTCGATAACTTGGAAGAAATGATTGAAGAAGATCTTTCCCACCAGATTAACAGTCTGAATGTCAGCCGCGAAGTCAATCGACTGAAAACCGACATGAAAAGCCTTGATAAAAAGCTCGATCAAATCTTGGAAGCACTAAAAAAGCAAGCGGAAGCAAAAGAAGCATCCGTCAAAGAGGTAGCTGCAGCGAAAGAGAACGAGCAAAGAAAAGAAACAGAGAAAAAAGACGCATAAGCCTAGTTATCCATTCTATTTACAAGAGATTTCCAAGCATGATTTCGATTCATCGTTTATTTGTTAAAAATTGATGTCAGCTAAGGGGTGTTATTGTTTATGGTGAATGTAAACGGTAGAGTAGCGATTGTAACAGGCGGGTCCCGTGGAATCGGCGCGGCAATTGCCAAAGAGTTGGCAGCAAATGGTATAAAAGTGGCTATCAACTACAACAGCAATAGCGAAGCTGCAGAAGCGGTCGTTCAAGAAATTGAACAAGCAGGTGGCGAAGCATTTGCAGCACAGGCGAACGTATCCGATTCGGCGCAAGCACGCGTACTGGTGGAAGAAACCATTAATAAATACGGCAAGCTGGACATATTGGTGAACAACGCCGGCATTACCCGTGATCGCACTTTCCGCAAAATCACCGAGGAAGATTGGAAAAGTGTTATTGATGTCAACTTAAACAGTGTGTATAACATGTCAACAGCAGCGCTTTCCCATATTCAAGAGTCCGACGCGGGACGTATTATTAACATCTCCTCCATCATCGGTCAAGCGGGCGGCTTCGGACAAACGAATTACGCCGCAGCCAAAGCTGGTATGATCGGCTTTACCAAATCTCTCGCACTTGAACTTGCAAAGACAGGCACAACCGTGAATGCAATCTGCCCTGGATTTATCGATACGGAAATGGTACAGGCGATTCCAGATGAGATTCGCGCTCAAATCGTAGCAAAAGTTCCGGCCCGTCGCTTCGGACTTCCGGAAGAAATCGCGTGCGGTGTTCTCTACCTGTGCCAGGACGGCGAATATATTACAGGACAGCAGTTAAATATAAACGGTGGACTTTATATGTGAATACATATGAATAACGTATTTGCGAAATATTTCATTTTATCTGGATCATTCTGCTATAGTTATTATAGAGAGAACATTTATTTAGGTTGGAGGGAAAATCGATTATGTCAGCTCCAGTGACAAAAAGTTGGGAAGACTTTCTTGACTCCATGCCTCAAGAAATGCAGCGCACATACCGTCGCTTCAAAAAAGCTTCAGAAGTATTAACTACGGAAGCAGAACCGGAAGTCGGTATGACACCAAAAGAAGTAATTTGGACGAAAAACAAGAGCAAACTGTACCGTTATCAACCAGCACTGCCGAAGAAACATCGCATTCCGTTACTGATGGTATATGCACTCATTAATAAACCTTATATTTTGGATCTTTCTCCCGGCAATAGCCTCATCGAATACCTGGTTAATCGCGGATTCGATGTGTATCTGCTCGATTGGGGCACGCCTGCACTCGAAGACCGTAGTATGAAACTCGACGATTATATTATGGATTACATTCCACGTGCCGTACGCAAAGTGCTCAAAACCTCGGGAGCTGAAGAAATTTCTCTGCTTGGCTACTGCATGGGTGGTACGATGACCTCTATTTTTGCCGCTCTGCACCCGCAGTTGCCGATTCGTAACATTATCTTTATGACGAGCCCGTTCGATTTCGCCGATGCCGGTCTGTTTACAAACTGGCTCGATGAGAAATATTTCAATTTGGATAAAATGGTAGATACAATGGGGGTCGTCCCACCGGAAATGATCGATTTCGGAAATAAAATGCTGAAACCGATTGTCAACTTTTACGGTCCATATGTCAACCTCGTAGATCGGGCAGAGAACGAGAGCTTCGTAAATGGCTGGAAGCTAATGCAGAAGTGGGTCAATGACGGTATTCCATTCCCAGGTGAAGCATTCCGCCAATGGATCCGTGAATTCTATCAACATAATAAGCTGCTCAAGGGTGAGTTGTATATTCGTGGACGCCAGGTTGACTTGAGTAATATTAAAGCCAATGTATTGAACATCGCCGCCGAGCGTGACCATATTGCAATTCCACACCAGGTGGAAGCCATTATGCCGGTCATCTCCAGCAAAGATAAAACTTATATGGAGATGCCAACCGGACATGTATCGGTATGCTTTGGCCGTCAGGCGATTAATAAAACATATCCGACCGTAGGCGACTGGCTAGAGCAGCGTTCAAAATAATCCTATAGGTATAACAAAGATAGAGCAGTGTATCGCTCTATCTTTGTTTATCTAACCTCGATTTTTCCTACACATCTTCTTCTTTCAATTAGAAGAAATCTTGATGCTCCGGTTCTTCAGCCACAGGATCAATCCAGATGCTCTCCACTGCAGCAACGGCCTCTTCCACGAGACGCTCCACATCTAGTACCCGTTCGAATTCTTCCGCTATTTCAGGCTTCGGACGCGTGACCGGTGATTTTGGCACAAATACTGTACAGCAATCCTCGTACGGCAAAATTGATGTTTCATACGTCTCGATTTGTCTGGAAATCGTCATAATTTCTTCTTTATCCATGGCTACCACTGGCCGTAGAACAGGCGTGTTAATTACATGATTAATTGTGTACATACTTTCCATTGTCTGTGAAGCGACCTGTCCTAGGCTTTCTCCGGTAGCGATTGCCAATGCACCATGCTTCTGCGCCAAACGTTCCGTAATCCGCATCATAAAACGACGCATAATCGTAATCGTATAATGTTCCGGACAATGCTGCCGTATCTGGGTCTGAATTTCCGTAAAAGGTACAACATGCAATTTCATCCCACCACTATACTGTGTCAGAATACGTGCCAAGTCGATAACTTTCTGCTTGGCGCGCTCCGATGTAAACGGATAACTATGAAAATGCACGCCTTCAATACGCACACCGCGCTTCATTGTCATCCATCCAGCCACGGGACTATCAATACCACCTGAGAGCATGAGCATCGCTTTACCGCTGCTTCCGGTCGGCAGTCCACCCATACCACGAATGGTGCGACACGAAATAAAAACACCTTCAACACGAATTTCTACCCTTACTTCCACATCCGGTTTATGCACATCGACTTTTAGCTCGTCTGTATTGCGCAGTATATAGCCTCCTATGAGATGGTTCATCTCCTGTGAGCGATGCGGAAATTGCTTATTCGGTCGCTTTACAACTGCCTTAAATGTACGCGGCGCCGGGTCTACGTCCAATACAGCTTCAAGTGCTGCATGCTGGATTGCCTCCAAATCAAATGTCTGTAGGAAACGCGTTGGGCTAAACGAGTGAATACCGAATACTTTTTTCAGCTTTGCTTCTACTTGCTCATACGGCTCGCCGTTTAGTACAAGATACATTCTTCCATATACACGCTCTACCTGCACCTTCGGATGTGCTTTTAAACTTTTTTTGATATTACGAACAAGCTGCGTCTCGAATTCTCCTCGATTGCGCTTTTTAAGCGCCAGCTCACCATAACGAATTAAAATATGTTCATACTGCATAATGTTTACACCCTCATTATTTTCACTAGATTTGGCACAATTTCTTCGATCGCACGTACGAAAACATCGACCTCTTCTTCCGTATTATCAACGGAAAAACTGACACGCAATGCACTTTTGGCTCGTTCTTCCTCCACACCCGCAGCCAGCAGCACACGGGATGGCTTATCTGCCTTAGACGAACAGGCAGAACGGGTCGAGACATATATGTCTTTCTTCTCAAGCGCATGCACTACTACTTCCGCTTTCACGCCAGGAAACGAGAAATTAACGATATGTGGCGCCGCGCACTCGTCATCTTTTCCAGGACCGTTCAGCTTGCAATACGCAAGCGGTGATAAAGCGTCGATTAAGCGATTACGCAACCTTTTCATATGTGTACGGCTCGCCTCCAAGCCGTCCCGCTGCATGCGCATCGCCTTAGCCATACCAACAAAACCGGGTACGTTCTCCGTTCCAGAACGGTATCCCGCCTCCTGTCCTCCACCTATAATAAGTGGAGACAACGTTACACCACGACGGACGTATAAAAGTCCACAGCCACGCAGTCCATGAAACTTATGTGCAGACAGAGAGAGTAAATCTACTCCCCACTTGCCTGGCAAGAGCGGTAGTTTACCGAATCCCTGTACAGCATCCACATGGAAATATACTTTCGGATAATCAGCAAGCAAGCGACCAATTTCTTCAATCGGCTGTATCGTTCCCAGTTCACTGTTAACATACATGATTGAAACAAGAATTGTATCATCGCGCAGAGCGCGTTGAACATCCTCAACACATACCCTACCTTTTCCGTCAGTCGGCAGATATGTAACCGAATATCCTTGTTCCTCCAATTGCTTGCATGTTTCATAGACGGACGCATGTTCTACGCTGCTCGTGATAATATGCTTTCCACGCGAGAGATGTTGTTGTGCCACACCTTTTAGAGCGGCATTATTACTCTCAGTGCCACCAGACGTAAATATGATTTCACTCGGTCGCACACTCAGGCAATCGGCTGCGACTTTATGCGCCTGTTCAAGCAACTGAGCTGCTCTTCCTCCCAGATGGTGAAGCGAAGAAGGATTGCCGAAATACTGTTCCGCTACGTCACCGAACGTTTTCAGCACATCAGGGTGCGGACGCGTCGTTGCGCTATTGTCAAAGTAAATCATGTTTTTCCCTTCTTTACTCTACAAATTCTTTATCATAGTATTACCCGTACAACTAGAAAAAAGTTCAAGTTTTATCATAGCATATTTGTTTTCGTTTCGAAAATATTAATCTTTCTTGAACAAAATGCAACATTCTAAAATTTCTTTTTATTTGAAAACGATTACATTTGAAAACCCTATTTACAAATAAAATAGGGCCTGTTATTATAGTTTTCAATAAATTAAAAATAAGTCGACAAATAAGCGAACTGTAAAGAACAGGGCGCAAATAAAGTCGAACGATAATTTTTCAGAATATTATAACAAAGGGAGAGATTATCATGACTGTGATGGTAAAGGTAGAAAAACTTCAAAAAATGGAGGCTGAAATCGAGCGACTGCAGCGTGAACTGCGCGCCCTGCAAGCAAAACCGACACAGGGCTTCGAACATCTTGACACGGATATCTTCTTGACTGAAGTATATAACGGATAAGTATACAAGTCAGTCCCCCCACTTAGAGATTACTCGCTCTTAAAGTGGGGACCTGTGAGACAAGCCCGGTTGATTAGCCCCCGAGCTGACTTATCCTTTAAAAGGGATAGGCGGCTTGTAAGAGGGAACTAGTCCTCCCACCTCTGAAGCACATTCATCTCACATCTGCAGAGGTGGGGATCTTCCGCGTTAGTAACAATAAAAGGCCGACACTTCTGCGAAAGCAAGAGTGCCGGCCTTTTGTTTTCTTTCTATCCTGCAAGCGGAATATGTGGCATTTGAACGGACGTATAGACCATGAGAAGTCCTAGTGCAATCGCAAGTCCAAAATATGCCAGGCCATATACCCAGCGAGTACGCGGCGACACTTCATAGTATTTGTCGTCGCGAATCATTCCCCGCTCTTCTTCATATGGCTCTACTTTCATTTCTACGGACATTTTCACTTGATCTCCCACAACTTCCGTCATAACAAGTTGTACATCATGCACCAGTCCGCTAGTATAGTTAAATGTTTTTGTCTCTTCTATTCCAGGATAGCCAATCGTTAGCACATCCTGCTTCTTCTCCACATCACCTACATGCATAAACGGCAAAGCACGACGATGCTCCGTAGCCGGAATAAATAATGCTTTCTCTTCAAACGTTTGTACCGGTACCCATAGCAAAGCATGCTCCATCTGCAAGCGGGATCCATCCTTGTTCTTCTTTTTCCGAACATACTTACTATATAGTTCCCAAGCGAACATGCCCCAGAAAATCAGGAAAATAATCGCTTTGAGATATAGAATAACTACTAAGCCGCCAATCAGGCCAACCAACCAGAGCCAACGTGAGATGGCAGTAACGATACGACCTCCGTCCAGCGGATGAATCGGTAATAGATTAATCAAATTAAGAAAAAAACCAATCATGGCAATAGCATACAGTACCGGATAGCCGGTCATAATTCCAAGCAACAGCACTGCAACCGCACCTAATGTACCCAACAGCGGGCCTCCTAATGCCACATATGCTTCTGTCTCCGCGTCTTTCGGCTGCTTTTTCATCATAATCAGCGCGCCAAGAAACGGAAGGAAGGCTGGAGCAGAAACGGGAAGGTTTTTACGCTTCGCGGCCCACACGTGCCCCATTTCGTGAATGAACAGCATCATGACAAGGCCAAGCGCGAATGTCCACGGATATATCAACATATATGCTCCCACCGATAGAGCCATTGTCCAAATGGTCGCACCGAATTTTCCCATCTTCAATAAGGGAAGCAGGAATTTCAGCTTACCGCCGAAGAGAGCGAGAAAACCTAGCAATCCTCCGACCGCGCCCCAGCCGCTTTTTTTCTTCTTTATTTCAGCCAACGGTTGTTGCCTCCTTATTTATCCTGGTCCTACAGGCAGTAAGACCCCGATACGTGTAACTAACCATCAGTGAAAGATGAAGCCCCCCTCACGCTGATGGAAGTTTTACTTTATTATGTCTTTACTTATGTTTTACGATAGAAGCGAGAGGAAGTTTCACTATTCTTATTGTATGGTTTGCCACAGCAAGACAGTTGCTGTCCTTTTTCGTCTGGCCGGGCAATCGCTCGGGAAGGGAGACGAAAGGCCTTGTTTGTGTCCCGTTGCGGTGGTCTTTTCCTCTCAAAATGACTTTTCATATCTTTATTATATATTTGCCCCGGTTTCATTCCATCCTAGCCCCCTTTATTGTATACTATATTGTAATATATTTACATTATAACATACAACAGAGAAGGAGTATGTTTATGGAAAAAATACATATTAAAGTGGGAAGAAATCTACAGCGTATCCGAAAAAGCCGGGGACTAAGCCTAGACAAGGTCGCCGAGCTAACTGGCGTCAGTAAAGCCATGCTCGGACAAATTGAACGCGGTGAATCTAATCCTACCGTGACAACGCTGTGGAAGATCGCAACTGGTCTTCATCTATCCTTCTCTTCCCTTATTGAAGACGACTCGCCTAGCGTGTCCGTTATTTCACTTACTGACGTCACCCCCGTTATGGAAGATAACGAAAAATATCAGGTGTATCCTTTATTTCCGTTCAATCAGGAAACAAGGTTTGAGATGTATACAGTAATTATGCAGCCAGGATGCGTTCATCACTCCGAAGCGCATGGAACAGACGCACAGGAATACATTATTGTCGCCGAAGGAACGCTCACGCTTACGATTGGTAGCACAGAGTATATTGTTCGCGAGAAAGATGCCATTCGTTTCACGACTGGTATGGCCCACACATACACTAATGCAACTGAAGGAGCTCTTCGATTACAGATGGTCATCTACTACCCTGCATAAAACACAAGATAAGAAAAGGAAGGAAAGGATATATCACTTTACAACAGTAAATCAATATATCCTTTCCTAACCATAGAAAAAAGCCGGATACTGCTCCGGCTTTCGCGGCAAAAATGAGGGATACAGCAAGGCCGCTCAATTAATAGAAAGGACGCAGCAGCAAGGTGAGAAGCACCGCAACCGTGGACAGCCCCATCGCCCATCGCCCGGCCTTCGAACCTCGTGCGGCTGCAATGTATCCGGCAATAAAACTGGAGATGCCAAGCACGATTGGCATCATAAAAAAAGCGAGCATAGCCATTACTAGCCCCAGGATGCCGAGCCCCATTCCGCCCTCTTTCTTTCGCTCGTTCGCTTCCTGATACTCCTGCTTGCTCCGTCGTTTCTGAATGATATATCGACGTAGTGGAGCCTGTGCATGTGCTTCGCTTGCGAATTCTTCTCGAAACGGAAATGGAATGACTTTGCCTGATTGCTTTGGCTTTTTCATACCGATTCATCCCTCATCTCCGTAAAAGTATGGTTCGGGTTATGCTTTGTTCTTCTGTTTGAACGTATGACAACATGTCTGAGCCGAATTGGAAGCTTGTTCTTGGCGATCGGAAGAGATGCCAATTTCTCCGATTTCTTCTGTATAATTTGTGTTGGCATGTCGATCCACATCAACCATAATCGCTTGTGCACTACAGTTATTTCCTGCTGCATAATACACACAGTTCGATACACTGCATTTTACACCTTGCGGCACAAAAAAGCCCCCCTTTGATTTGCTTAAGAAGGGCCGCTGTACGAAAGCAGCCAGCCCCCCTCTGCTATTTAGGATTTACGCCGCTGCTTCCGCATATTCGTCTATGTTTTTTCCAAACGTTTCGTGCCTTTTACCGTTGTTGCTCCAAATATTCAAGCGCAATGCCAGCCAGAAGCTTGCTACCGACAGGAAGCATCTTCTCGTCAATTGTAAAGCGGGGGTGATGATGGCTGTACGCTACTTGTTCATTACGAATACCGAGGAAGAAATATGCGCCCGGCACACGTTGCAAGTAGTAGGAGAAGTCCTCTCCTGCCATGCTCGGCACAGCCGGCCTTACATTCTCTTCGCCCAACACCTTACGCCCCACTTGTTCCACAATCGAATTCATACGCGAATCATTGACAACAGAGGGGTCCCCTTTTACATATTCGAATGTAGATACGGCTCCAAATGATGCGCATACTCCATTTACCAGACGCTCAATCAGCGGTGGAATCTCATCCTGCACATCCGGGTGGAAATAGCGGACCGTGCCCTGCAACTGTGCTGTATCAGGAATAATGTTGTATGTATCGCCCGATTGGATTTGCCCTACACTGATGACTGCTGGATACAACGGATTGATCGATCGGCTCACCACCGTTTGCAGTTGCGTAACAAGGTGAGATGCGATAACGATCGGATCGATTGTGAGATGTGGCATTGAACCATGACCGCCTCTCCCCTGAATCTTAACAGTAAAAGAATCGGAACCAGCCATAATCGGGCCAGCACATGTCTCCAGAAGACCGCTATCTA
Protein-coding sequences here:
- the phaR gene encoding polyhydroxyalkanoic acid synthase subunit PhaR, coding for MSKQNPFDPFSMWKDVYDKTESHWSKMFNESMSKEDFSEWMGQFLNVYLQYQNMIQQSTEKYLAQANMPSRTDLSNLASLLVNLEAKVDNLEEMIEEDLSHQINSLNVSREVNRLKTDMKSLDKKLDQILEALKKQAEAKEASVKEVAAAKENEQRKETEKKDA
- a CDS encoding 3-oxoacyl-ACP reductase, which produces MVNVNGRVAIVTGGSRGIGAAIAKELAANGIKVAINYNSNSEAAEAVVQEIEQAGGEAFAAQANVSDSAQARVLVEETINKYGKLDILVNNAGITRDRTFRKITEEDWKSVIDVNLNSVYNMSTAALSHIQESDAGRIINISSIIGQAGGFGQTNYAAAKAGMIGFTKSLALELAKTGTTVNAICPGFIDTEMVQAIPDEIRAQIVAKVPARRFGLPEEIACGVLYLCQDGEYITGQQLNINGGLYM
- the phaC gene encoding class III poly(R)-hydroxyalkanoic acid synthase subunit PhaC, whose translation is MSAPVTKSWEDFLDSMPQEMQRTYRRFKKASEVLTTEAEPEVGMTPKEVIWTKNKSKLYRYQPALPKKHRIPLLMVYALINKPYILDLSPGNSLIEYLVNRGFDVYLLDWGTPALEDRSMKLDDYIMDYIPRAVRKVLKTSGAEEISLLGYCMGGTMTSIFAALHPQLPIRNIIFMTSPFDFADAGLFTNWLDEKYFNLDKMVDTMGVVPPEMIDFGNKMLKPIVNFYGPYVNLVDRAENESFVNGWKLMQKWVNDGIPFPGEAFRQWIREFYQHNKLLKGELYIRGRQVDLSNIKANVLNIAAERDHIAIPHQVEAIMPVISSKDKTYMEMPTGHVSVCFGRQAINKTYPTVGDWLEQRSK
- the thiI gene encoding tRNA uracil 4-sulfurtransferase ThiI, which codes for MQYEHILIRYGELALKKRNRGEFETQLVRNIKKSLKAHPKVQVERVYGRMYLVLNGEPYEQVEAKLKKVFGIHSFSPTRFLQTFDLEAIQHAALEAVLDVDPAPRTFKAVVKRPNKQFPHRSQEMNHLIGGYILRNTDELKVDVHKPDVEVRVEIRVEGVFISCRTIRGMGGLPTGSSGKAMLMLSGGIDSPVAGWMTMKRGVRIEGVHFHSYPFTSERAKQKVIDLARILTQYSGGMKLHVVPFTEIQTQIRQHCPEHYTITIMRRFMMRITERLAQKHGALAIATGESLGQVASQTMESMYTINHVINTPVLRPVVAMDKEEIMTISRQIETYETSILPYEDCCTVFVPKSPVTRPKPEIAEEFERVLDVERLVEEAVAAVESIWIDPVAEEPEHQDFF
- a CDS encoding cysteine desulfurase family protein, which encodes MIYFDNSATTRPHPDVLKTFGDVAEQYFGNPSSLHHLGGRAAQLLEQAHKVAADCLSVRPSEIIFTSGGTESNNAALKGVAQQHLSRGKHIITSSVEHASVYETCKQLEEQGYSVTYLPTDGKGRVCVEDVQRALRDDTILVSIMYVNSELGTIQPIEEIGRLLADYPKVYFHVDAVQGFGKLPLLPGKWGVDLLSLSAHKFHGLRGCGLLYVRRGVTLSPLIIGGGQEAGYRSGTENVPGFVGMAKAMRMQRDGLEASRTHMKRLRNRLIDALSPLAYCKLNGPGKDDECAAPHIVNFSFPGVKAEVVVHALEKKDIYVSTRSACSSKADKPSRVLLAAGVEEERAKSALRVSFSVDNTEEEVDVFVRAIEEIVPNLVKIMRV
- a CDS encoding site-2 protease family protein — translated: MAEIKKKKSGWGAVGGLLGFLALFGGKLKFLLPLLKMGKFGATIWTMALSVGAYMLIYPWTFALGLVMMLFIHEMGHVWAAKRKNLPVSAPAFLPFLGALIMMKKQPKDAETEAYVALGGPLLGTLGAVAVLLLGIMTGYPVLYAIAMIGFFLNLINLLPIHPLDGGRIVTAISRWLWLVGLIGGLVVILYLKAIIFLIFWGMFAWELYSKYVRKKKNKDGSRLQMEHALLWVPVQTFEEKALFIPATEHRRALPFMHVGDVEKKQDVLTIGYPGIEETKTFNYTSGLVHDVQLVMTEVVGDQVKMSVEMKVEPYEEERGMIRDDKYYEVSPRTRWVYGLAYFGLAIALGLLMVYTSVQMPHIPLAG
- a CDS encoding helix-turn-helix domain-containing protein gives rise to the protein MEKIHIKVGRNLQRIRKSRGLSLDKVAELTGVSKAMLGQIERGESNPTVTTLWKIATGLHLSFSSLIEDDSPSVSVISLTDVTPVMEDNEKYQVYPLFPFNQETRFEMYTVIMQPGCVHHSEAHGTDAQEYIIVAEGTLTLTIGSTEYIVREKDAIRFTTGMAHTYTNATEGALRLQMVIYYPA
- a CDS encoding DUF1540 domain-containing protein, giving the protein MPQGVKCSVSNCVYYAAGNNCSAQAIMVDVDRHANTNYTEEIGEIGISSDRQEQASNSAQTCCHTFKQKNKA
- a CDS encoding M20 metallopeptidase family protein encodes the protein MDSKLVNHAYDNTDKQTRINPIVDEYAAWIVETRRHLHQYPELSHHEMKTAGYIREQLESMGLVTRSYTGKDVVAYIEGTEAGKTVALRADIDALPIQEETELPFASQNPGVMHACGHDGHTAILLGAARALVNANVPFSGKIKLIFQHAEEVVPGGASELVEAGVLEDVDAIFGLHLWQNVDSGLLETCAGPIMAGSDSFTVKIQGRGGHGSMPHLTIDPIVIASHLVTQLQTVVSRSINPLYPAVISVGQIQSGDTYNIIPDTAQLQGTVRYFHPDVQDEIPPLIERLVNGVCASFGAVSTFEYVKGDPSVVNDSRMNSIVEQVGRKVLGEENVRPAVPSMAGEDFSYYLQRVPGAYFFLGIRNEQVAYSHHHPRFTIDEKMLPVGSKLLAGIALEYLEQQR